From Ficedula albicollis isolate OC2 chromosome 20, FicAlb1.5, whole genome shotgun sequence, one genomic window encodes:
- the STAU1 gene encoding double-stranded RNA-binding protein Staufen homolog 1 isoform X4, producing MSQVQIQNPSAALAGSQILNKNPSLSQPLSIPSTTSSLPSENAGRPIQNSALPSASVTSTSAAAAPSNMANPKEKTPMCLVNELARFNKIQPEYKLLSEQGPAHSKVFTVQLTLGDQHWEAEGTSIKKAQHAAAAKALEGTKFPKPTARPSRSEGKNPDSVTPTVELNALCMKLGKKPLYKPIDPYTGLRSSYSYSLRGGTYPPRYFYPFPVGPLLYQVELSIGGQQFHGKGRTRQAAKHDAAAKALKVLQNEPLPDKPEVTKESGPPHMKSFVTKVSVGEFMGEGEGKSKKISKKNAAIAVLEELKKLPPLPTVEKMKPRIKKKTKSIVKLQTSPEYGQGMNPISRLAQIQQAKKEKEPEYMLVTERGLPRRREFVMQVKVGVHTAEGMGTNKKVAKRNAAENMLEILGFKVPQPQPPKPALKTEEKTPVKKPGDGRKVTFFEPGSEETSASNKEDEFRMPYLSHQQLPAGILPMVPEVAQAVGANQGHHTKEFSRAAANPAKATVTAMIARELLYGGTSPTAETILKSSSSSGPFPPGPLTRPSEQLDYLSNVQGIQVEYKDFPKNNKNEFVSLINCSSQPPLISHGIGKDVESCHDMAALNILKLLSELDQQTTEMPRTGNGPMSVCVKQEMESDPLLKPASANPLGQTLDSTA from the exons ATGTCTCAAGTTCAGATTCAGAATCCTTCTGCTGCCCTTGCAGGGAGCCAAATACTGAATAAAAACCCATCTCTTTCACAGCCTTTGAGTATTCCTTCTACTACCAGTTCTTTGCCCTCTGAAAATGCAGGCAGACCTATTCAGAACTCTGCTTTGCCCTCTGCTTCAGTTACATCTaccagtgcagctgcag CTCCTTCAAACATGGCAAACCCCAAAGAGAAAACCCCCATGTGTCTTGTGAATGAATTAGCCCGTTTCAACAAGATTCAGCCTGAGTACAAACTTCTGAGTGAGCAAGGTCCAGCTCATTCTAAG GTGTTTACAGTGCAGCTGACTCTTGGGGACCAGCACTGGGAAGCTGAAGGAACTAGTATTAAAAAAGCTCAAcatgcagcagctgccaaagcTTTGGAAGGGACAAAATTCCCAAAGCCTACGGCTCGTCCATCTCGTAGTGAAGGCAAGAATCCAG ACAGTGTGACCCCCACGGTGGAGCTGAACGCGCTGTGCATGAAGCTGGGCAAGAAGCCGCTGTACAAACCCATCGACCCCTACACGGGGCTGAGATCCAGCTACAGCTACAGCCTGCGGGGCGGCACCTACCCCCCCCG GTACTTTTACCCTTTTCCTGTTGGGCCTTTACTTTATCAAGTGGAGCTTTCAATTGGAGGGCAGCAGTTTCATGGGAAGGGAAGAACAAGACAAGCTGCTAAGCATGATGCAGCTGCTAAAGCTCTGAAAGTTCTGCAGAATGAGCCTTTGCCTGACAAACCAGAG GTGACCAAGGAAAGTGGTCCTCCCCATATGAAGAGTTTTGTAACCAAGGTATCAGTTGGAGAATTCATGGGTGAAGGTGAAGGAAAGAGCAAGAAGatctcaaagaaaaatgctgcaataGCAGTCCtagaagaactgaaaaaattgCCACCCCTTCCTACAGTTGAGAAAATGAAGCCACgaatcaaaaagaaaacaaaatcaatagTGAAG CTGCAGACAAGTCCGGAATACGGCCAAGGGATGAATCCCATTAGCAGACTTGCCCAGATCCAGCAGGccaagaaggagaaggagcccGAGTACATGCTGGTGACAGAGCGGGGGCTGCCCCGGCGCAGGGAGTTCGTCATGCAg GTGAAGGTTGGTGTACACACAGCTGAAGGAATGGGCACGAACAAAAAGGTTGCTAAACGCAATGCAGCTGAAAATATGTTGGAAATTTTAGGTTTTAAAGTCCCTCAACCTCAGCCTCCAAAACCAGCATTAAAGACAGAAGAGAAG accCCAGTGAAGAAACCAGGCGATGGAAGAAAAGTAACCTTCTTTGAGCCAGGCTCTGAAGAGACTTCAGCCA GTAATAAAGAAGATGAGTTTAGGATGCCTTATCTCAGCCatcagcagcttcctgcaggaATTCTTCCCATGGTCCCTGAGGTTGCCCAGGCTGTAGGAGCCAACCAAGGCCACCACACCAAAGAGTtcagcagggcagctgccaaCCCCGCCAAGGCCACGGTGACGGCCATGATCGCGCGGGAGCTGCTCTACGGGGGCACCTCTCCCACGGCCGAGACCAtcctgaagagcagcagctcctcggGCCCCTTCCCCCCCGGGCCCCTGACCCGGCCCTCCGAGCAGCTGGACTACCTGTCCAACGTCCAGGGCATCCAG gtTGAATATAAAGACTTCCCAAAAAATAACAAGAACGAGTTTGTATCTCTTATAAACTGTTCCTCTCAGCCACCGCTGATCAGCCATGGGATTGGAAAGGATGTGGAGTCCTGCCACGACATG GCtgcactgaatattttaaagttgCTGTCTGAGTTGGACCAACAAACCACAGAGATGCCAAGGACAGGAAATGGACCAATGTCTGT ATGTGTGAAACAAGAAATGGAAAGTGACCCTCTCCTCAAACCGGCGAGCGCAAACCCTTTGGGACAAACACTGGACAGCACTGCCTGA
- the STAU1 gene encoding double-stranded RNA-binding protein Staufen homolog 1 isoform X2 — translation MSQVQIQNPSAALAGSQILNKNPSLSQPLSIPSTTSSLPSENAGRPIQNSALPSASVTSTSAAAAPSNMANPKEKTPMCLVNELARFNKIQPEYKLLSEQGPAHSKVFTVQLTLGDQHWEAEGTSIKKAQHAAAAKALEGTKFPKPTARPSRSEGKNPDSVTPTVELNALCMKLGKKPLYKPIDPYTGLRSSYSYSLRGGTYPPRYFYPFPVGPLLYQVELSIGGQQFHGKGRTRQAAKHDAAAKALKVLQNEPLPDKPEVNGKEPDDENLNKSEISQVFEIALKRNLPVNFEVTKESGPPHMKSFVTKVSVGEFMGEGEGKSKKISKKNAAIAVLEELKKLPPLPTVEKMKPRIKKKTKSIVKLQTSPEYGQGMNPISRLAQIQQAKKEKEPEYMLVTERGLPRRREFVMQVKVGVHTAEGMGTNKKVAKRNAAENMLEILGFKVPQPQPPKPALKTEEKTPVKKPGDGRKVTFFEPGSEETSASNKEDEFRMPYLSHQQLPAGILPMVPEVAQAVGANQGHHTKEFSRAAANPAKATVTAMIARELLYGGTSPTAETILKSSSSSGPFPPGPLTRPSEQLDYLSNVQGIQVEYKDFPKNNKNEFVSLINCSSQPPLISHGIGKDVESCHDMAALNILKLLSELDQQTTEMPRTGNGPMSVCVKQEMESDPLLKPASANPLGQTLDSTA, via the exons ATGTCTCAAGTTCAGATTCAGAATCCTTCTGCTGCCCTTGCAGGGAGCCAAATACTGAATAAAAACCCATCTCTTTCACAGCCTTTGAGTATTCCTTCTACTACCAGTTCTTTGCCCTCTGAAAATGCAGGCAGACCTATTCAGAACTCTGCTTTGCCCTCTGCTTCAGTTACATCTaccagtgcagctgcag CTCCTTCAAACATGGCAAACCCCAAAGAGAAAACCCCCATGTGTCTTGTGAATGAATTAGCCCGTTTCAACAAGATTCAGCCTGAGTACAAACTTCTGAGTGAGCAAGGTCCAGCTCATTCTAAG GTGTTTACAGTGCAGCTGACTCTTGGGGACCAGCACTGGGAAGCTGAAGGAACTAGTATTAAAAAAGCTCAAcatgcagcagctgccaaagcTTTGGAAGGGACAAAATTCCCAAAGCCTACGGCTCGTCCATCTCGTAGTGAAGGCAAGAATCCAG ACAGTGTGACCCCCACGGTGGAGCTGAACGCGCTGTGCATGAAGCTGGGCAAGAAGCCGCTGTACAAACCCATCGACCCCTACACGGGGCTGAGATCCAGCTACAGCTACAGCCTGCGGGGCGGCACCTACCCCCCCCG GTACTTTTACCCTTTTCCTGTTGGGCCTTTACTTTATCAAGTGGAGCTTTCAATTGGAGGGCAGCAGTTTCATGGGAAGGGAAGAACAAGACAAGCTGCTAAGCATGATGCAGCTGCTAAAGCTCTGAAAGTTCTGCAGAATGAGCCTTTGCCTGACAAACCAGAG GTTAACGGAAAAGAACCAGATGATGAAAATCTcaataaatctgaaataagCCAAGTTTTTGAGATTGCACTTAAAAGGAACTTGCCTGTGAATTTTGAG GTGACCAAGGAAAGTGGTCCTCCCCATATGAAGAGTTTTGTAACCAAGGTATCAGTTGGAGAATTCATGGGTGAAGGTGAAGGAAAGAGCAAGAAGatctcaaagaaaaatgctgcaataGCAGTCCtagaagaactgaaaaaattgCCACCCCTTCCTACAGTTGAGAAAATGAAGCCACgaatcaaaaagaaaacaaaatcaatagTGAAG CTGCAGACAAGTCCGGAATACGGCCAAGGGATGAATCCCATTAGCAGACTTGCCCAGATCCAGCAGGccaagaaggagaaggagcccGAGTACATGCTGGTGACAGAGCGGGGGCTGCCCCGGCGCAGGGAGTTCGTCATGCAg GTGAAGGTTGGTGTACACACAGCTGAAGGAATGGGCACGAACAAAAAGGTTGCTAAACGCAATGCAGCTGAAAATATGTTGGAAATTTTAGGTTTTAAAGTCCCTCAACCTCAGCCTCCAAAACCAGCATTAAAGACAGAAGAGAAG accCCAGTGAAGAAACCAGGCGATGGAAGAAAAGTAACCTTCTTTGAGCCAGGCTCTGAAGAGACTTCAGCCA GTAATAAAGAAGATGAGTTTAGGATGCCTTATCTCAGCCatcagcagcttcctgcaggaATTCTTCCCATGGTCCCTGAGGTTGCCCAGGCTGTAGGAGCCAACCAAGGCCACCACACCAAAGAGTtcagcagggcagctgccaaCCCCGCCAAGGCCACGGTGACGGCCATGATCGCGCGGGAGCTGCTCTACGGGGGCACCTCTCCCACGGCCGAGACCAtcctgaagagcagcagctcctcggGCCCCTTCCCCCCCGGGCCCCTGACCCGGCCCTCCGAGCAGCTGGACTACCTGTCCAACGTCCAGGGCATCCAG gtTGAATATAAAGACTTCCCAAAAAATAACAAGAACGAGTTTGTATCTCTTATAAACTGTTCCTCTCAGCCACCGCTGATCAGCCATGGGATTGGAAAGGATGTGGAGTCCTGCCACGACATG GCtgcactgaatattttaaagttgCTGTCTGAGTTGGACCAACAAACCACAGAGATGCCAAGGACAGGAAATGGACCAATGTCTGT ATGTGTGAAACAAGAAATGGAAAGTGACCCTCTCCTCAAACCGGCGAGCGCAAACCCTTTGGGACAAACACTGGACAGCACTGCCTGA
- the STAU1 gene encoding double-stranded RNA-binding protein Staufen homolog 1 isoform X1, producing MSQVQIQNPSAALAGSQILNKNPSLSQPLSIPSTTSSLPSENAGRPIQNSALPSASVTSTSAAAAPSNMANPKEKTPMCLVNELARFNKIQPEYKLLSEQGPAHSKVFTVQLTLGDQHWEAEGTSIKKAQHAAAAKALEGTKFPKPTARPSRSEGKNPDSVTPTVELNALCMKLGKKPLYKPIDPYTGLRSSYSYSLRGGTYPPRYFYPFPVGPLLYQVELSIGGQQFHGKGRTRQAAKHDAAAKALKVLQNEPLPDKPEVNGKEPDDENLNKSEISQVFEIALKRNLPVNFEFFPLKQVTKESGPPHMKSFVTKVSVGEFMGEGEGKSKKISKKNAAIAVLEELKKLPPLPTVEKMKPRIKKKTKSIVKLQTSPEYGQGMNPISRLAQIQQAKKEKEPEYMLVTERGLPRRREFVMQVKVGVHTAEGMGTNKKVAKRNAAENMLEILGFKVPQPQPPKPALKTEEKTPVKKPGDGRKVTFFEPGSEETSASNKEDEFRMPYLSHQQLPAGILPMVPEVAQAVGANQGHHTKEFSRAAANPAKATVTAMIARELLYGGTSPTAETILKSSSSSGPFPPGPLTRPSEQLDYLSNVQGIQVEYKDFPKNNKNEFVSLINCSSQPPLISHGIGKDVESCHDMAALNILKLLSELDQQTTEMPRTGNGPMSVCVKQEMESDPLLKPASANPLGQTLDSTA from the exons ATGTCTCAAGTTCAGATTCAGAATCCTTCTGCTGCCCTTGCAGGGAGCCAAATACTGAATAAAAACCCATCTCTTTCACAGCCTTTGAGTATTCCTTCTACTACCAGTTCTTTGCCCTCTGAAAATGCAGGCAGACCTATTCAGAACTCTGCTTTGCCCTCTGCTTCAGTTACATCTaccagtgcagctgcag CTCCTTCAAACATGGCAAACCCCAAAGAGAAAACCCCCATGTGTCTTGTGAATGAATTAGCCCGTTTCAACAAGATTCAGCCTGAGTACAAACTTCTGAGTGAGCAAGGTCCAGCTCATTCTAAG GTGTTTACAGTGCAGCTGACTCTTGGGGACCAGCACTGGGAAGCTGAAGGAACTAGTATTAAAAAAGCTCAAcatgcagcagctgccaaagcTTTGGAAGGGACAAAATTCCCAAAGCCTACGGCTCGTCCATCTCGTAGTGAAGGCAAGAATCCAG ACAGTGTGACCCCCACGGTGGAGCTGAACGCGCTGTGCATGAAGCTGGGCAAGAAGCCGCTGTACAAACCCATCGACCCCTACACGGGGCTGAGATCCAGCTACAGCTACAGCCTGCGGGGCGGCACCTACCCCCCCCG GTACTTTTACCCTTTTCCTGTTGGGCCTTTACTTTATCAAGTGGAGCTTTCAATTGGAGGGCAGCAGTTTCATGGGAAGGGAAGAACAAGACAAGCTGCTAAGCATGATGCAGCTGCTAAAGCTCTGAAAGTTCTGCAGAATGAGCCTTTGCCTGACAAACCAGAG GTTAACGGAAAAGAACCAGATGATGAAAATCTcaataaatctgaaataagCCAAGTTTTTGAGATTGCACTTAAAAGGAACTTGCCTGTGAATTTTGAG TTTTTCCCTCTGAAACAGGTGACCAAGGAAAGTGGTCCTCCCCATATGAAGAGTTTTGTAACCAAGGTATCAGTTGGAGAATTCATGGGTGAAGGTGAAGGAAAGAGCAAGAAGatctcaaagaaaaatgctgcaataGCAGTCCtagaagaactgaaaaaattgCCACCCCTTCCTACAGTTGAGAAAATGAAGCCACgaatcaaaaagaaaacaaaatcaatagTGAAG CTGCAGACAAGTCCGGAATACGGCCAAGGGATGAATCCCATTAGCAGACTTGCCCAGATCCAGCAGGccaagaaggagaaggagcccGAGTACATGCTGGTGACAGAGCGGGGGCTGCCCCGGCGCAGGGAGTTCGTCATGCAg GTGAAGGTTGGTGTACACACAGCTGAAGGAATGGGCACGAACAAAAAGGTTGCTAAACGCAATGCAGCTGAAAATATGTTGGAAATTTTAGGTTTTAAAGTCCCTCAACCTCAGCCTCCAAAACCAGCATTAAAGACAGAAGAGAAG accCCAGTGAAGAAACCAGGCGATGGAAGAAAAGTAACCTTCTTTGAGCCAGGCTCTGAAGAGACTTCAGCCA GTAATAAAGAAGATGAGTTTAGGATGCCTTATCTCAGCCatcagcagcttcctgcaggaATTCTTCCCATGGTCCCTGAGGTTGCCCAGGCTGTAGGAGCCAACCAAGGCCACCACACCAAAGAGTtcagcagggcagctgccaaCCCCGCCAAGGCCACGGTGACGGCCATGATCGCGCGGGAGCTGCTCTACGGGGGCACCTCTCCCACGGCCGAGACCAtcctgaagagcagcagctcctcggGCCCCTTCCCCCCCGGGCCCCTGACCCGGCCCTCCGAGCAGCTGGACTACCTGTCCAACGTCCAGGGCATCCAG gtTGAATATAAAGACTTCCCAAAAAATAACAAGAACGAGTTTGTATCTCTTATAAACTGTTCCTCTCAGCCACCGCTGATCAGCCATGGGATTGGAAAGGATGTGGAGTCCTGCCACGACATG GCtgcactgaatattttaaagttgCTGTCTGAGTTGGACCAACAAACCACAGAGATGCCAAGGACAGGAAATGGACCAATGTCTGT ATGTGTGAAACAAGAAATGGAAAGTGACCCTCTCCTCAAACCGGCGAGCGCAAACCCTTTGGGACAAACACTGGACAGCACTGCCTGA
- the STAU1 gene encoding double-stranded RNA-binding protein Staufen homolog 1 isoform X3 translates to MSQVQIQNPSAALAGSQILNKNPSLSQPLSIPSTTSSLPSENAGRPIQNSALPSASVTSTSAAAAPSNMANPKEKTPMCLVNELARFNKIQPEYKLLSEQGPAHSKVFTVQLTLGDQHWEAEGTSIKKAQHAAAAKALEGTKFPKPTARPSRSEGKNPDSVTPTVELNALCMKLGKKPLYKPIDPYTGLRSSYSYSLRGGTYPPRYFYPFPVGPLLYQVELSIGGQQFHGKGRTRQAAKHDAAAKALKVLQNEPLPDKPEFFPLKQVTKESGPPHMKSFVTKVSVGEFMGEGEGKSKKISKKNAAIAVLEELKKLPPLPTVEKMKPRIKKKTKSIVKLQTSPEYGQGMNPISRLAQIQQAKKEKEPEYMLVTERGLPRRREFVMQVKVGVHTAEGMGTNKKVAKRNAAENMLEILGFKVPQPQPPKPALKTEEKTPVKKPGDGRKVTFFEPGSEETSASNKEDEFRMPYLSHQQLPAGILPMVPEVAQAVGANQGHHTKEFSRAAANPAKATVTAMIARELLYGGTSPTAETILKSSSSSGPFPPGPLTRPSEQLDYLSNVQGIQVEYKDFPKNNKNEFVSLINCSSQPPLISHGIGKDVESCHDMAALNILKLLSELDQQTTEMPRTGNGPMSVCVKQEMESDPLLKPASANPLGQTLDSTA, encoded by the exons ATGTCTCAAGTTCAGATTCAGAATCCTTCTGCTGCCCTTGCAGGGAGCCAAATACTGAATAAAAACCCATCTCTTTCACAGCCTTTGAGTATTCCTTCTACTACCAGTTCTTTGCCCTCTGAAAATGCAGGCAGACCTATTCAGAACTCTGCTTTGCCCTCTGCTTCAGTTACATCTaccagtgcagctgcag CTCCTTCAAACATGGCAAACCCCAAAGAGAAAACCCCCATGTGTCTTGTGAATGAATTAGCCCGTTTCAACAAGATTCAGCCTGAGTACAAACTTCTGAGTGAGCAAGGTCCAGCTCATTCTAAG GTGTTTACAGTGCAGCTGACTCTTGGGGACCAGCACTGGGAAGCTGAAGGAACTAGTATTAAAAAAGCTCAAcatgcagcagctgccaaagcTTTGGAAGGGACAAAATTCCCAAAGCCTACGGCTCGTCCATCTCGTAGTGAAGGCAAGAATCCAG ACAGTGTGACCCCCACGGTGGAGCTGAACGCGCTGTGCATGAAGCTGGGCAAGAAGCCGCTGTACAAACCCATCGACCCCTACACGGGGCTGAGATCCAGCTACAGCTACAGCCTGCGGGGCGGCACCTACCCCCCCCG GTACTTTTACCCTTTTCCTGTTGGGCCTTTACTTTATCAAGTGGAGCTTTCAATTGGAGGGCAGCAGTTTCATGGGAAGGGAAGAACAAGACAAGCTGCTAAGCATGATGCAGCTGCTAAAGCTCTGAAAGTTCTGCAGAATGAGCCTTTGCCTGACAAACCAGAG TTTTTCCCTCTGAAACAGGTGACCAAGGAAAGTGGTCCTCCCCATATGAAGAGTTTTGTAACCAAGGTATCAGTTGGAGAATTCATGGGTGAAGGTGAAGGAAAGAGCAAGAAGatctcaaagaaaaatgctgcaataGCAGTCCtagaagaactgaaaaaattgCCACCCCTTCCTACAGTTGAGAAAATGAAGCCACgaatcaaaaagaaaacaaaatcaatagTGAAG CTGCAGACAAGTCCGGAATACGGCCAAGGGATGAATCCCATTAGCAGACTTGCCCAGATCCAGCAGGccaagaaggagaaggagcccGAGTACATGCTGGTGACAGAGCGGGGGCTGCCCCGGCGCAGGGAGTTCGTCATGCAg GTGAAGGTTGGTGTACACACAGCTGAAGGAATGGGCACGAACAAAAAGGTTGCTAAACGCAATGCAGCTGAAAATATGTTGGAAATTTTAGGTTTTAAAGTCCCTCAACCTCAGCCTCCAAAACCAGCATTAAAGACAGAAGAGAAG accCCAGTGAAGAAACCAGGCGATGGAAGAAAAGTAACCTTCTTTGAGCCAGGCTCTGAAGAGACTTCAGCCA GTAATAAAGAAGATGAGTTTAGGATGCCTTATCTCAGCCatcagcagcttcctgcaggaATTCTTCCCATGGTCCCTGAGGTTGCCCAGGCTGTAGGAGCCAACCAAGGCCACCACACCAAAGAGTtcagcagggcagctgccaaCCCCGCCAAGGCCACGGTGACGGCCATGATCGCGCGGGAGCTGCTCTACGGGGGCACCTCTCCCACGGCCGAGACCAtcctgaagagcagcagctcctcggGCCCCTTCCCCCCCGGGCCCCTGACCCGGCCCTCCGAGCAGCTGGACTACCTGTCCAACGTCCAGGGCATCCAG gtTGAATATAAAGACTTCCCAAAAAATAACAAGAACGAGTTTGTATCTCTTATAAACTGTTCCTCTCAGCCACCGCTGATCAGCCATGGGATTGGAAAGGATGTGGAGTCCTGCCACGACATG GCtgcactgaatattttaaagttgCTGTCTGAGTTGGACCAACAAACCACAGAGATGCCAAGGACAGGAAATGGACCAATGTCTGT ATGTGTGAAACAAGAAATGGAAAGTGACCCTCTCCTCAAACCGGCGAGCGCAAACCCTTTGGGACAAACACTGGACAGCACTGCCTGA